In Selenomonas sp. TAMA-11512, a genomic segment contains:
- the cas1f gene encoding type I-F CRISPR-associated endonuclease Cas1f: MEMLTPTELKSILFSKRANIYYLEHCRVLQKDGRVLYLTEGKKAKQYWNIPIANTTCILLGTGTSVTQAAMRMLASAGVLVGFAGGGGTPLFAGTEIEWMSPQSEYRPTEYVQGWMSFWWDEEKRLMAAKSLQEDRCTYLENVWSRDRELQEAGFYADDLEVERALKTFRKGISEAENVGMLLAAEAHFAKGLYAYAAKKTAMSNFVRDVDAEKGEKDVNLANQFLNHGNYLAYGLAASTLWVLGIPHGFALMHGKTRRGALVFDAADLVKDTLILPWAFISASRGESASEFRQQAIERFTAYRALDYMYDVLKAHSMEKW, from the coding sequence ATGGAGATGCTGACACCGACAGAGCTGAAGTCGATCCTCTTTTCCAAGCGCGCGAACATCTATTATCTGGAGCATTGCAGAGTGCTGCAAAAAGACGGTCGTGTGCTCTATCTGACAGAGGGGAAAAAGGCAAAGCAATACTGGAATATCCCGATCGCGAACACCACGTGCATTCTGCTCGGGACGGGAACGTCCGTCACACAGGCGGCGATGCGCATGCTTGCAAGCGCGGGCGTTCTCGTGGGCTTTGCCGGGGGAGGAGGGACGCCTCTTTTCGCGGGGACGGAAATCGAGTGGATGAGCCCGCAGAGCGAATATCGTCCGACTGAATACGTACAGGGCTGGATGTCCTTTTGGTGGGACGAGGAAAAGAGGCTCATGGCGGCAAAGTCCCTGCAGGAGGATCGCTGCACCTACCTGGAAAATGTCTGGAGCAGGGACAGAGAGCTTCAGGAAGCCGGGTTTTACGCGGATGACTTGGAGGTGGAAAGAGCGCTTAAGACATTTCGCAAGGGGATAAGTGAAGCGGAAAACGTCGGGATGCTCCTCGCCGCCGAGGCGCACTTTGCCAAGGGGCTATATGCGTATGCCGCGAAGAAGACGGCGATGTCGAACTTTGTGCGAGATGTGGACGCGGAGAAAGGCGAGAAGGACGTTAACCTTGCCAACCAGTTTCTCAATCACGGCAACTATCTAGCCTACGGACTCGCGGCTTCGACGCTTTGGGTGCTGGGGATTCCCCACGGCTTTGCGCTCATGCACGGCAAGACGCGGCGCGGAGCACTTGTCTTTGACGCGGCAGATTTGGTGAAGGACACGCTCATTCTGCCCTGGGCGTTTATCTCGGCATCCCGCGGGGAGAGCGCTTCCGAATTTCGACAGCAGGCGATAGAGCGATTTACAGCTTACCGTGCCCTTGATTACATGTATGATGTGCTGAAGGCGCACAGTATGGAAAAGTGGTGA